In the genome of Burkholderia diffusa, one region contains:
- a CDS encoding glycosyltransferase family 87 protein, whose protein sequence is MDVSRESLRPAPHPVVAWLTPRRVVLYSMLMLALSALFIAIWISVVRQAHGGVLSRAGADFSVFWSASYVMLHGSPSQAYDFSAFSRLSAELFPNLRRDAFAPWLYPPTYLLLVTPLALLPFALGYPLFVTFGVAVLGLAVWRVSRLDTIPGAWRAGIVALPVAPCVFVTAALGQNTFLTASCAALAVHWVDRRPMLASVCIGLMSVKPQMALLFPFVLVATRAWRTIAWAALATGAFVALSALVCGIESLRLFVASTALARSIVLEHGVVFWLASPTPFAAFRLAGVPLGAAYAAHACIAVIAIAAACIAWTQSRDTRVRAAVLTVATFLANPYLWHYELTWLAVAIACMLSIGWRDGWLRGEQTAIALMWALPIVEYLNPWLQLPQIGPAVTLFAMLVLLRRARHDAHNASRGGT, encoded by the coding sequence ATGGACGTTTCCCGGGAATCGCTGCGCCCGGCGCCGCACCCTGTCGTCGCGTGGCTCACGCCGCGGCGCGTCGTCCTGTACAGCATGCTGATGCTGGCGTTGTCCGCGCTGTTCATCGCGATCTGGATATCCGTCGTGCGTCAGGCGCACGGCGGCGTCCTGTCACGCGCCGGCGCCGACTTCTCGGTGTTCTGGTCCGCGTCGTACGTCATGCTGCACGGCTCGCCGTCGCAGGCATACGATTTCTCGGCATTCTCGCGGCTGTCGGCCGAGCTGTTCCCGAACCTTCGTCGCGACGCCTTCGCTCCGTGGCTATACCCGCCCACCTATCTGCTGCTCGTGACACCGCTCGCGCTGCTGCCCTTCGCGCTCGGTTATCCGCTGTTCGTCACGTTCGGCGTCGCCGTGCTCGGCCTCGCCGTGTGGCGCGTATCCCGTCTCGACACGATTCCCGGCGCATGGCGCGCCGGCATCGTTGCGCTGCCCGTCGCGCCGTGCGTATTCGTCACCGCCGCGCTCGGGCAAAACACGTTCCTGACCGCATCGTGCGCGGCGCTGGCCGTCCACTGGGTCGACCGGCGGCCGATGTTGGCGAGCGTTTGCATCGGACTGATGTCCGTCAAGCCGCAGATGGCGCTGCTGTTCCCGTTCGTACTGGTGGCGACACGCGCATGGCGCACGATCGCGTGGGCTGCGCTGGCCACCGGCGCGTTCGTCGCGCTGAGCGCCCTGGTCTGCGGCATCGAGTCGTTGCGTCTGTTCGTCGCGAGCACGGCCCTCGCACGCTCGATCGTCCTCGAACACGGTGTCGTGTTCTGGCTCGCGTCACCGACACCGTTCGCGGCGTTCCGGCTCGCGGGCGTGCCGCTCGGCGCCGCTTATGCCGCCCATGCATGCATCGCCGTTATCGCGATCGCGGCCGCCTGCATCGCATGGACGCAGTCGCGCGACACCCGCGTGCGCGCGGCCGTGCTGACGGTCGCGACGTTCCTGGCCAACCCGTACCTGTGGCACTACGAACTCACATGGCTCGCCGTCGCGATCGCCTGCATGCTGTCGATCGGCTGGCGCGACGGCTGGCTGCGCGGCGAACAGACCGCCATCGCGCTGATGTGGGCGCTGCCGATCGTCGAATACCTGAACCCGTGGCTGCAGCTGCCGCAGATCGGCCCGGCCGTGACGCTCTTCGCGATGCTCGTGCTGCTGCGCCGCGCGCGCCACGACGCTCACAATGCGAGCCGCGGGGGCACGTAG
- a CDS encoding ABC transporter substrate-binding protein, producing the protein MTSPPAPARRRALLRVAALAAAPLAGTVARPVRAAGPDLSNVTLVLGDQAGGLRALAEAARVLDGVPYRFRWANFQGAAPLFEAQRAGAIDLAPAGDLPVLTAALGDPALRIVATRVGSPTSLGIVVQPDSPVRTVADLKGRTVVVSSARGSISQYQLYGALREHGLAPGDVDVRFVLPVDAFAAFEAKQIGIWATFDPYYGHVVRRGARIVRDGTGINSGLAFLTSPIDTLDDRSKRAALSDVLARLTRAGQWALSHPVDYAAVYASLTRLPRDAAADIVRRAALAQRGVTSADIDVLQRVADRAAADAILPKRVDVASIAVRNLSAA; encoded by the coding sequence ATGACTTCTCCGCCCGCCCCGGCCCGCCGCCGCGCCCTGCTGCGCGTTGCTGCCCTGGCCGCCGCACCGCTGGCCGGCACCGTCGCACGGCCCGTGCGCGCGGCCGGCCCCGACCTGTCGAACGTCACGCTGGTGCTCGGCGATCAGGCCGGCGGCCTGCGCGCGCTGGCCGAGGCCGCGCGCGTGCTCGACGGCGTACCGTACCGGTTTCGCTGGGCGAATTTCCAGGGCGCGGCACCGCTGTTCGAAGCGCAGCGCGCCGGCGCGATCGATCTCGCACCGGCCGGCGACCTGCCCGTGTTGACGGCCGCGCTCGGTGATCCGGCGTTGCGGATCGTCGCGACACGCGTCGGCTCGCCGACGTCGCTCGGCATCGTCGTGCAGCCCGATTCGCCGGTGCGCACCGTCGCCGATCTGAAGGGGCGCACCGTCGTCGTGTCGTCGGCGCGCGGCAGCATCTCCCAATACCAGCTATACGGCGCGCTGCGCGAACACGGCCTCGCACCGGGCGACGTCGACGTGCGTTTCGTGCTGCCGGTCGATGCGTTCGCCGCGTTCGAGGCGAAGCAGATCGGCATCTGGGCGACCTTCGATCCGTACTACGGGCACGTGGTTCGGCGCGGCGCGCGCATCGTGCGCGACGGCACCGGGATCAATTCGGGACTCGCATTCCTCACGTCGCCGATCGACACGCTCGACGATCGATCGAAGCGCGCGGCACTGTCGGACGTGCTCGCGCGGCTTACGCGGGCCGGCCAGTGGGCCTTGTCGCACCCTGTCGATTACGCGGCCGTCTATGCGTCGCTCACGCGCCTGCCGCGCGACGCCGCCGCCGACATCGTCCGCAGGGCGGCGCTCGCGCAGCGCGGCGTCACCAGTGCGGACATCGACGTGTTGCAGCGCGTTGCCGACCGTGCCGCCGCGGACGCGATCCTGCCGAAGCGTGTCGACGTCGCATCGATCGCGGTACGCAACCTGTCGGCCGCATGA
- a CDS encoding LysR family transcriptional regulator, which translates to MNPLEFRHVRAFLAVSQHLHFARAADALDMAPPALTRQIQEAERVLGVRLFQRSRRAVALTAAGEAFLAEASAAFEHLQRGRELATLAERGELGRLEIGYVSSAVYSGTLQRTVGAFRAAHPRIELNLREVPMDDVAKQLDTGRLDLAYVRPPLPLPGGLRIVTLQRDVFVAAVPADSRYAAMTAVRAADLADARFAVPEQERGTLEVARRGRFAPVIAARPGGLLAVLACVSVNGWVAVIPDALAGCVSLPGVVYRPIAGKPIVSELALAHRRFEKAPAVRAFLRTVPAAG; encoded by the coding sequence ATGAATCCACTCGAATTCCGTCACGTGCGCGCGTTCCTGGCCGTCTCGCAGCACCTGCATTTCGCCCGCGCGGCCGACGCGCTCGACATGGCGCCGCCCGCGCTCACGCGACAGATCCAGGAAGCCGAGCGGGTGCTCGGCGTGCGGCTGTTCCAGCGGTCGCGCCGCGCGGTCGCGCTGACGGCGGCCGGCGAGGCCTTTCTCGCCGAGGCGAGCGCCGCGTTCGAGCATCTGCAGCGCGGCCGCGAACTCGCGACGCTTGCCGAGCGCGGCGAGCTCGGGCGGCTCGAGATCGGCTACGTGTCGTCAGCCGTCTATTCCGGCACGCTGCAGCGCACGGTCGGCGCGTTCCGCGCCGCGCATCCCCGTATCGAGCTGAACCTGCGCGAGGTGCCGATGGACGACGTCGCGAAGCAACTCGACACGGGACGGCTCGATCTCGCATACGTGCGCCCGCCGTTACCGCTGCCGGGCGGGCTGCGGATCGTCACGCTGCAGCGCGACGTGTTCGTCGCGGCGGTGCCGGCCGATTCGCGTTACGCGGCGATGACCGCCGTGCGCGCCGCCGATCTCGCCGATGCACGCTTCGCGGTGCCCGAACAGGAACGCGGCACGCTCGAAGTCGCACGCCGCGGCCGCTTCGCGCCGGTGATAGCCGCGCGGCCGGGCGGGCTGCTCGCGGTACTCGCATGCGTATCGGTGAACGGCTGGGTCGCCGTGATTCCGGACGCGCTTGCCGGTTGCGTGTCGCTGCCCGGCGTCGTGTACCGGCCGATCGCCGGCAAGCCGATCGTGTCCGAACTCGCGCTCGCGCATCGGCGCTTCGAAAAAGCGCCTGCGGTACGCGCCTTCCTGCGCACCGTTCCGGCCGCTGGCTAG
- a CDS encoding LysR family transcriptional regulator, protein MRDAPEPNGLALDACHATGALDVLDARLIRILLALLTERTVSRAAVRLNMSQPATSAALKRLRTLLGDPLLVRSRYGMVPTEFGARLIEPLRNALRVIDFIRIQQPTFDARTSVRTYRIGCPDYLNVLFVPKLVALFRERAPNAQLVFHPLGDGFDDERALADGELDVVIDNRPARSSRFRQDDLFDDRVVCLMRATHPLARRGAMTAAEFAQAPQLCPTPSWLEASGAIDRQLERVGLQRRIVVTLPHFELAAHGLVRSDLILTTTYRLARHYAKLLPLGAVALPAEPPDIVYRMTWNESGSCVDGVRWLRTLIAEATRGWLDAEAAQPAVAAVAVVPANANADAYARTNAPIADAAPESTRRTRRRQAPHCDASRRPHVAPAARIHRLATKSR, encoded by the coding sequence ATGCGGGACGCACCGGAGCCGAACGGCCTTGCCCTCGACGCGTGCCACGCAACGGGCGCGCTCGACGTGCTGGACGCGCGGCTGATCCGCATCCTGCTCGCGCTGCTCACCGAGCGCACCGTGTCACGCGCCGCCGTGCGGCTGAACATGTCGCAGCCGGCGACGAGCGCCGCGCTCAAGCGCCTGCGCACGCTGCTCGGCGATCCATTGCTCGTGCGCAGCCGCTACGGGATGGTGCCGACCGAATTCGGCGCGCGCCTGATCGAGCCGCTGCGCAACGCGCTGCGCGTGATCGACTTCATCCGCATCCAGCAGCCGACCTTCGATGCGCGCACGTCGGTGCGCACCTACCGGATCGGCTGCCCCGACTATCTGAACGTGCTGTTCGTGCCGAAGCTCGTCGCGCTGTTCCGCGAACGCGCACCGAACGCGCAGCTCGTGTTCCATCCGCTCGGCGACGGCTTCGACGACGAACGGGCACTCGCCGACGGCGAACTCGACGTCGTGATCGACAACCGCCCTGCTCGCTCATCGCGGTTCCGGCAGGACGACCTGTTCGACGATCGCGTCGTGTGCCTGATGCGCGCGACGCACCCCCTCGCGCGGCGCGGCGCGATGACGGCCGCCGAGTTCGCGCAGGCGCCGCAGCTGTGCCCGACCCCGTCGTGGCTCGAGGCATCCGGCGCGATCGACCGGCAGCTCGAACGCGTCGGCCTGCAGCGGCGGATCGTCGTCACGCTGCCGCACTTCGAACTCGCCGCGCATGGGCTGGTGCGCTCAGATCTGATCCTGACGACCACGTACCGGCTCGCGCGCCACTATGCGAAGCTGCTGCCGCTGGGCGCGGTTGCGCTGCCGGCCGAGCCACCCGACATCGTGTACCGGATGACGTGGAACGAATCAGGATCGTGTGTCGACGGCGTGCGCTGGCTGCGCACACTGATCGCCGAAGCGACGCGCGGCTGGCTCGATGCGGAAGCCGCACAGCCGGCCGTTGCGGCCGTTGCGGTGGTTCCCGCGAACGCGAACGCGGATGCATACGCGCGAACGAATGCGCCGATCGCCGATGCCGCGCCCGAATCGACACGGCGCACACGCCGCCGGCAGGCACCGCATTGCGATGCATCGCGGCGACCGCACGTCGCGCCTGCGGCGCGCATCCATCGTCTCGCGACGAAGTCGCGCTGA
- a CDS encoding phage protein NinX family protein — protein sequence MQVQELAGAPLDFWVAMAEDLGAPRVDAAGCTVIREPGGTPVPYAPSSSWADGGPLVERLPFGAFERDGGHGAWRAVLHRPVPAAGERCTFNQSGPTLLVAAMRTLVASTFGDDVPDLDMSKPR from the coding sequence ATGCAGGTTCAGGAACTGGCCGGTGCGCCGCTCGATTTCTGGGTGGCGATGGCGGAAGACCTCGGCGCGCCGCGCGTCGACGCCGCCGGATGCACCGTTATTCGTGAACCGGGCGGCACGCCGGTTCCGTATGCGCCGTCGTCGTCGTGGGCGGACGGCGGCCCGCTCGTCGAGCGCCTGCCGTTCGGCGCGTTCGAACGTGACGGCGGGCACGGCGCGTGGCGCGCGGTGCTGCATCGGCCCGTGCCGGCGGCGGGCGAGCGCTGCACGTTCAACCAGTCGGGGCCGACGTTGCTGGTCGCCGCGATGCGCACGCTGGTCGCGTCGACGTTCGGCGACGACGTGCCGGATCTCGACATGTCGAAGCCGCGTTGA
- a CDS encoding MFS transporter — MSQFSPAPRTGAPGAAHARARLPAAATLAVASATCSLIVLDTNVVAVSLPSIARAFHASFADIEWVVSAYMTAFAACLLPAGGLSDRFGRKRMLGAGLALFALASLGCGVAPSARWLIAARAMKGGGAALLLTAALAVIANRFPDGRERARAWAIWGMCMGIATAVAPLVGGAITQWIGWRWVFLLNLPVCALLALGARVAIDESRDPHAKRVDAAGSLLFGTALASAIAALIGAPSHGWLSAATLGRFALAAALLAAFIGAERWQARPMIDLALFRQPRFVGAVLAMFGYAACAQVMMTFLPLYLQNAFGMSAIDAGLGMLPFAFAMIAGPSLGGMLAARVSPGGVLTGGLALIGAGNLATAALTASGDYRLVALGMFVTGCGAGIMNGDTQKAIMACVPPNRTGMASGISTTTRFSAIVTAVGVLGAVLAASTHAQLDRMLSAVPDVRALVDARFMSSLLAGDLGQAIAHVPPSAARTLADAAPAAFASGFAAALTVSGVLAFAAAATACTLLAQPIRDA, encoded by the coding sequence ATGTCGCAGTTTTCTCCCGCCCCGCGCACGGGCGCACCCGGCGCCGCGCATGCGCGTGCCCGACTGCCGGCCGCGGCGACGCTCGCGGTCGCCTCGGCGACGTGCTCGCTGATCGTGCTCGACACGAATGTTGTCGCCGTGTCGCTGCCGAGCATCGCGCGCGCGTTCCATGCGAGTTTCGCCGACATCGAGTGGGTCGTGAGCGCCTACATGACCGCGTTCGCCGCATGCCTGCTGCCGGCCGGCGGGCTTTCGGATCGCTTCGGGCGCAAACGCATGCTCGGCGCGGGGCTCGCGCTCTTTGCGCTCGCGTCGCTCGGATGCGGAGTCGCGCCGTCGGCCCGCTGGCTGATCGCCGCGCGCGCGATGAAGGGCGGCGGGGCCGCGCTGTTGCTGACGGCCGCGCTCGCGGTGATCGCGAACCGCTTTCCGGACGGGCGCGAACGGGCTCGCGCGTGGGCCATCTGGGGCATGTGCATGGGAATCGCGACCGCCGTCGCACCACTGGTCGGCGGCGCGATCACGCAGTGGATCGGCTGGCGCTGGGTGTTCCTGCTGAACCTGCCGGTGTGCGCGCTGCTCGCGCTCGGCGCGCGCGTCGCGATCGACGAGTCGCGCGATCCGCATGCGAAACGCGTGGACGCCGCCGGCAGCCTGCTGTTCGGCACGGCGCTCGCGAGCGCGATCGCGGCGTTGATCGGCGCGCCGTCGCACGGCTGGCTGTCCGCCGCGACGCTCGGCCGGTTCGCGCTCGCCGCTGCGCTGCTGGCCGCGTTCATCGGCGCGGAGCGTTGGCAGGCGCGGCCGATGATCGATCTTGCGCTGTTCCGCCAGCCGCGTTTCGTCGGCGCCGTGCTCGCGATGTTCGGCTATGCGGCGTGCGCGCAGGTGATGATGACGTTCCTGCCGCTATACCTGCAGAACGCGTTCGGGATGTCCGCGATCGACGCGGGGCTCGGGATGCTGCCGTTCGCGTTCGCGATGATCGCGGGACCGTCGCTCGGCGGCATGCTCGCAGCGCGCGTGTCGCCCGGCGGCGTGCTGACGGGCGGGCTCGCACTGATCGGCGCGGGCAATCTCGCGACCGCGGCGCTGACGGCCAGCGGCGACTATCGGCTCGTCGCGCTCGGGATGTTCGTGACGGGCTGCGGTGCCGGCATCATGAACGGCGACACGCAGAAGGCGATCATGGCGTGCGTGCCGCCGAACCGTACCGGCATGGCGTCCGGCATCAGCACGACCACCCGCTTCTCGGCGATCGTGACGGCCGTCGGCGTGCTCGGCGCGGTGCTGGCCGCCAGCACGCACGCGCAACTCGACCGGATGCTGTCCGCGGTACCGGACGTGCGCGCGCTCGTCGATGCGCGGTTCATGTCGAGCCTGCTGGCCGGCGATCTCGGGCAGGCGATTGCGCACGTGCCGCCGTCGGCCGCGCGCACGCTCGCCGACGCGGCGCCTGCGGCCTTCGCGAGCGGATTCGCCGCCGCGCTGACGGTGAGCGGCGTGCTTGCGTTCGCTGCCGCCGCCACTGCATGCACGTTGCTGGCGCAACCGATTCGCGATGCGTGA
- a CDS encoding TadG family pilus assembly protein codes for MNDAANRPRIGDVRERGSVALFFLMFLIPLLSFGALAIDIAWVATVRNQLQNAADAAALAAADAMMSPSGGALNWSQAAPAANGVIAQNAAAGAPLATGTVTTGYWNVTRNPASMQPTTITPGAYDVPAVQVTVSRAPGVNGGSIPLLLGGLLGIPGASGSATAIAVLAAPGGVAAGGLFPIAIDQCVYNQYWNVLTNQPLINPLTNLPYEFSITNGQTYGALCMGGQWTSFQSTATDTTTMSGLMVTGNPTTLNIGDSIYLATGVKATLYTSVPVGTTVVLPVVTQTASSTYVPIVAFAAFHIDVSLGGTYKYIQGHFVAGVKMTGVATGVGPYYGVYVPPRLAL; via the coding sequence ATGAATGACGCAGCCAACCGGCCGCGGATCGGCGACGTGCGCGAGCGCGGTTCCGTCGCGCTGTTCTTCCTGATGTTCCTGATTCCGCTGCTGTCGTTCGGTGCGCTCGCGATCGACATCGCGTGGGTGGCCACGGTGCGCAACCAGCTGCAGAACGCCGCCGACGCGGCCGCGCTCGCGGCGGCCGACGCGATGATGTCGCCGAGCGGCGGCGCGCTGAACTGGTCACAGGCCGCTCCCGCCGCGAACGGCGTGATCGCGCAGAACGCCGCGGCCGGCGCACCGCTGGCGACCGGCACGGTGACGACCGGGTACTGGAACGTGACGCGCAACCCCGCATCGATGCAGCCGACCACCATCACGCCCGGCGCGTACGACGTGCCGGCGGTGCAGGTGACGGTGTCGCGCGCGCCGGGCGTGAACGGCGGGTCGATTCCGCTGCTGCTCGGCGGGTTGCTCGGCATCCCCGGCGCGTCCGGCAGCGCGACCGCGATCGCGGTGCTCGCCGCGCCAGGCGGAGTTGCCGCGGGCGGGCTCTTTCCGATCGCGATCGACCAGTGCGTGTACAACCAGTACTGGAACGTGCTGACCAACCAGCCGCTGATCAACCCGCTGACCAACCTGCCGTACGAGTTCTCGATCACGAACGGGCAGACCTACGGCGCTCTGTGCATGGGCGGCCAGTGGACGTCGTTCCAGTCCACCGCGACCGACACGACGACGATGAGCGGCCTGATGGTGACCGGCAACCCGACGACGCTCAACATCGGCGACAGCATCTATCTCGCGACCGGCGTGAAGGCCACGCTCTACACGTCGGTGCCGGTCGGCACGACGGTGGTGCTGCCGGTCGTCACGCAGACGGCGAGCAGCACCTACGTGCCGATCGTCGCGTTCGCGGCGTTCCACATCGACGTGTCGCTCGGCGGTACGTACAAGTACATCCAGGGGCACTTCGTTGCCGGCGTGAAGATGACCGGCGTCGCGACGGGCGTCGGCCCGTACTACGGTGTCTACGTGCCCCCGCGGCTCGCATTGTGA
- a CDS encoding glycosyltransferase family 2 protein translates to MSTHARKPLISLVVPLHDEEETIDAFFAQTLPVLESVAGVRFEIVCINDGSRDRTLDRLVAVAARDPRVHVVDLTRRFGKEAALTAGLDEAAGAAVILIDADLQDPPALIPAMIEHWRGGAEVVAAKRTDRLCDPYLQRAAAALYYRVHNALSEVEMPENVGDFRLMDREVVDALRALPERRRFMKGLFAWVGFRTAIVEYTRAPRSGGRSKFSGWRRWNFALEGITSFSTVPLRIWTYVGLTFAMLSLVYGAFIVVRTLLFGNPVHGYPSLISVVLFVGGIQLIGIGVIGEYLGRIYHESKQRPVYLVRRRYGAERDAAGQPASTLLQFPLKRAHAARRRTATPAATGVAARKALFK, encoded by the coding sequence ATGTCCACGCACGCCAGGAAGCCACTCATATCGCTCGTCGTGCCGCTTCACGACGAAGAGGAAACGATCGACGCGTTCTTTGCACAAACGCTGCCCGTGCTCGAGTCAGTCGCCGGCGTTCGCTTCGAGATCGTCTGCATCAACGACGGCAGCCGCGATCGCACGCTCGACCGGCTGGTCGCGGTCGCCGCCCGCGACCCGCGCGTGCACGTCGTGGATCTCACACGCCGCTTCGGCAAGGAAGCAGCGCTCACCGCGGGCCTCGACGAGGCCGCCGGCGCGGCGGTGATCCTGATCGACGCCGACCTGCAGGATCCTCCCGCACTGATTCCCGCGATGATCGAACACTGGCGCGGCGGCGCCGAGGTCGTCGCCGCGAAACGCACCGACCGCTTGTGCGATCCGTACCTGCAGCGCGCGGCGGCGGCGCTTTACTATCGCGTGCACAATGCGCTGTCCGAAGTCGAAATGCCGGAAAACGTCGGCGATTTCCGCCTGATGGATCGCGAGGTCGTCGATGCGCTGCGCGCGCTGCCGGAGCGGCGGCGGTTCATGAAGGGGCTGTTCGCTTGGGTCGGCTTTCGCACCGCAATCGTCGAATACACGCGCGCGCCGCGCAGCGGCGGCCGCTCGAAGTTCTCCGGATGGCGCCGCTGGAACTTCGCGCTCGAGGGCATCACGAGCTTCAGCACCGTACCGCTGCGCATATGGACCTACGTCGGCCTCACGTTCGCGATGCTGTCACTCGTGTACGGCGCCTTCATCGTGGTGCGAACGCTGCTGTTCGGCAATCCGGTGCACGGCTACCCGTCACTGATTTCCGTCGTGCTGTTCGTCGGCGGCATCCAGTTGATCGGTATCGGCGTGATTGGCGAATACCTCGGCCGGATCTATCACGAGTCCAAGCAGCGTCCTGTCTATCTCGTCAGGCGACGCTACGGCGCCGAGCGCGATGCCGCCGGGCAGCCGGCATCGACACTGCTGCAGTTCCCGCTGAAGCGCGCGCACGCGGCGCGCCGCCGGACGGCGACGCCGGCGGCCACGGGCGTCGCTGCTCGCAAAGCGTTGTTCAAGTAG
- a CDS encoding TadE/TadG family type IV pilus assembly protein: protein MTRGPRGTRRARGVVSLEFVLMLPFLLMVLIGIIDTSLLLCDKAVITNASREAARAGVVLRVPMLTTTQIANVALSYTQNSLITGGTATPPTVTVTQTNGTTSGTALTVTVTYTYSGLVLGSAFSALTGPVTISASSVMLYE, encoded by the coding sequence ATGACACGCGGGCCGAGGGGTACGCGCCGCGCGCGCGGCGTCGTATCGCTCGAATTCGTGCTGATGCTCCCGTTCCTGCTGATGGTGCTGATCGGCATCATCGACACGAGCCTGCTGCTGTGCGACAAGGCCGTCATCACGAACGCGAGCCGCGAAGCCGCGCGTGCCGGCGTCGTGCTGCGCGTACCGATGCTGACCACGACGCAGATCGCCAACGTCGCATTAAGCTACACACAGAACAGCCTGATCACCGGCGGCACCGCGACGCCGCCGACCGTGACCGTGACGCAGACGAACGGCACGACATCGGGCACCGCACTGACGGTAACCGTGACCTACACGTATTCGGGACTGGTGCTGGGTTCGGCGTTCAGCGCGCTGACCGGCCCGGTGACGATCTCGGCCAGCTCGGTGATGCTCTATGAATGA
- a CDS encoding DUF3005 domain-containing protein: MQNAESNPTPKQQREQIEKSPVKTPAAGDMPDAATQAAETAEAAKRPLTPEAVAAKTPTGLPPIDVDAHAVDSGDPVRRAAGRIVTLDNANMAMTDNTVDVDGKGLEARTGATEWHDNVVYSNASLDEAIDTPDEGLGGIESRPGGNVPQIATRPGWRVRHVGDVDVEHGDGTRAEHVIRLERID, translated from the coding sequence ATGCAGAACGCGGAATCGAACCCAACCCCCAAACAGCAGCGGGAACAGATCGAGAAGAGCCCGGTGAAGACGCCGGCGGCCGGCGACATGCCGGATGCTGCGACCCAGGCTGCAGAGACCGCCGAGGCCGCGAAGCGGCCGCTGACGCCGGAGGCGGTCGCGGCGAAAACGCCGACCGGCCTGCCGCCAATCGACGTCGACGCGCATGCGGTCGACAGCGGCGACCCGGTGCGTCGCGCGGCCGGCCGGATCGTCACGCTCGACAACGCCAACATGGCGATGACGGACAACACGGTCGACGTCGACGGCAAGGGTCTGGAGGCGCGCACCGGCGCGACCGAGTGGCACGACAACGTGGTCTATTCGAACGCGTCGCTCGACGAGGCGATCGACACGCCCGACGAAGGGCTCGGCGGCATCGAGAGCCGGCCGGGCGGGAACGTGCCGCAGATCGCGACGCGGCCGGGCTGGCGCGTCCGGCATGTCGGCGACGTCGATGTCGAACATGGCGACGGCACGCGGGCCGAGCACGTGATCCGTCTCGAGCGGATCGACTGA
- a CDS encoding tetratricopeptide repeat protein yields MTPSVIRAFALAAVLPALAGGCAPGIQTRSALSHKSDDPQAELRIADSALAGGNVDLASTLYEKVLARHPDSLPARLGLGDVNYRAGDLERARILYEQARQQAPAELGPQIGLARVALRQRRLDEAARRYRELLAAQPNLPLAAEGLGTVLDLQGRHEEAQAVYRDALRAHPDAQGLRVDLGLSLVLGNRPREGVNVLLDVAGLPDAPWQARQNLAFAYGVLGNTDSAKKLLSADLPASAVADNLRVYQAVRAQLASRPAAAARPSTGAALEPRAAPPAPEAEK; encoded by the coding sequence ATGACACCATCCGTCATCCGTGCGTTCGCGTTGGCGGCCGTGTTGCCGGCGCTGGCCGGCGGCTGCGCGCCGGGCATCCAGACGCGGTCGGCGCTGTCGCACAAGAGCGACGACCCGCAGGCCGAATTGCGCATTGCCGACAGCGCGCTTGCCGGCGGCAACGTCGATCTCGCATCGACGCTGTACGAGAAGGTGCTTGCCCGGCATCCCGATTCGCTGCCGGCGCGCCTGGGGCTCGGCGACGTCAACTACCGCGCCGGCGACCTGGAGCGCGCGCGCATTCTCTATGAGCAGGCACGGCAGCAGGCGCCTGCCGAACTCGGGCCGCAGATCGGGCTCGCGCGCGTCGCATTGCGGCAGCGTCGGCTCGACGAGGCGGCACGGCGCTACCGCGAACTGCTGGCTGCGCAGCCGAACCTTCCGCTCGCGGCGGAAGGGCTCGGCACGGTGCTCGACCTGCAGGGGCGTCACGAGGAGGCACAGGCGGTCTATCGAGATGCGCTGCGCGCGCATCCGGACGCGCAGGGGTTGCGCGTCGATCTCGGGCTGTCGCTCGTGCTGGGCAACCGGCCGCGCGAGGGCGTGAACGTATTGCTCGACGTGGCCGGGCTGCCCGATGCGCCGTGGCAGGCGCGGCAGAATCTCGCATTCGCGTATGGCGTGCTCGGCAACACCGATTCGGCGAAGAAGCTGCTGTCCGCGGATTTGCCCGCGTCGGCGGTGGCCGACAATCTGCGCGTCTATCAGGCGGTGCGCGCGCAGCTTGCATCGCGCCCGGCCGCCGCCGCACGACCGTCGACGGGCGCCGCGCTCGAGCCGCGCGCCGCGCCGCCCGCCCCGGAGGCCGAAAAATGA